The Dama dama isolate Ldn47 chromosome 28, ASM3311817v1, whole genome shotgun sequence genome has a window encoding:
- the BACH2 gene encoding transcription regulator protein BACH2 isoform X2, which produces MSVDEKPGSPMYVYESTVHCTNILLGLNDQRKKDILCDVTLIVERKEFRAHRAVLAACSEYFWQALVGQTKNDLVVSLPEEVTARGFGPLLQFAYTAKLLLSRENIREVIRCAEFLRMHNLEDSCFSFLQTQLLNSEDGLFVCRKDAACQRPHEDHEDSAGEEEDEEEETMDSDTAKMACPRDQMLADPISLEAATIPVAEKEEVLLPESDVPADTKESSAKDALTQYPRYKKYQLACTKNVYNASSHSTSGFASTFSEDHSGTSLKPGLAVGQIKSEPPSEENEDESITLCLSGDEPDVKDRAGDVEMDRKQPSPAPAPAPAPPAGAACLERARGAPSPSCLRSLFSVTKSVEASGLPGTSQQHFARSSACPFEKGITQGDLKTDYAPFPGSYGPPHVGQKDASSFAMGSPLKGPGLEALCKQEGELDRRSVIFSSGACDPASPAVQSYSGVSALDKDLSEPVPKGLWVGAGQPHPSSQAYPHGGLMADHLPGRLRPNTSCPVPIKVCPRSPPLEARTRTSSSCSSYSYAEDGSGGSPCSLPLCEFSSSPCSQGARFLATEHQEPGLMGDGMYSQVRPQIKCEQSYGTNSSDESGSFSEADSDGQLTIHPGPSITEEEPLSVAPDRITGHCPGAPQTVKLPFPVDQITDLPRNDFQMMIKMHKLTSEQLEFIHDVRRRSKNRIAAQRCRKRKLDCIQNLECEIRKLVCEKEKLLSERNQLKACMGELLDNFSCLSQEVCRDIQSPEQIQALHRYCPVLRPVGLPTAPSINPAPLGVEQCAAGESAPCCLEQGAAAPGPPWAPSNASENCTSARRLEGTDPGAFSERGPPLEPRSQTVTVDFCQEMTDKCTTDEQPRKDYPQ; this is translated from the exons GTCACGGCCAGGGGGTTTGGGCCGCTGCTGCAGTTCGCCTACACCGCCAAGCTGTTACTCAGCAGAGAAAACATCCGCGAGGTCATCCGCTGCGCCGAGTTCCTGCGCATGCACAATCTGGAGGACTCCTGCTTCAGCTTCCTGCAGACCCAGCTTCTGAACAGCGAGGACGGCCTCTTCGTGTGCCGGAAGGATGCGGCGTGCCAGCGCCCGCACGAGGACCACGAGGACAGCGCCGGGGAGGAGGAGGACGAAGAGGAGGAGACCATGGACTCGGATACGGCCAAGATGGCTTGCCCTAGGGACCAGATGCTTGCAGACCCCATCAGCTTGGAGGCCGCCACCATCCCAGtggcagagaaggaagaagttTTGTTGCCCGAGTCCGACGTGCCCGCGGACACCAAGGAGAGCTCGGCCAAGGACGCGTTAACGCAGTACCCCAGATACAAGAAATACCAGCTTGCATGTACCAAGAATGTCTATAACGCATCATCACACAGTACCTCAGGTTTTGCAAGCACATTCAGTGAAGATCACTCTGGCACCAGCCTCAAGCCGGGGCTTGCCGTGGGGCAGATTAAAAGCGAGCCGCCCAGCGAAGAGAACGAAGACGAGAGCATCACGCTCTGCCTGTCCGGAGACGAGCCTGACGTCAAGGACCGAGCGGGCGACGTGGAAATGGACCGGAAGCAGCCCAgccccgcgcccgcgcccgcgcccgcgccgccTGCCGGGGCCGCCTGCCTGGAGCGGGCCCGGGGCGCGCCCTCCCCGTCCTGCCTGCGGTCTCTGTTCAGCGTAACAAAAAGTGTGGAGGCGTCCGGCCTGCCCGGCACCTCTCAGCAGCACTTTGCCAGGAGCTCAGCGTGCCCCTTTGAGAAGGGGATCACTCAGGGTGACCTTAAAACTGACTACGCCCCTTTCCCGGGGAGTTACGGGCCGCCCCACGTGGGCCAGAAGGACGCGTCCAGCTTCGCCATGGGGTCGCCCCTCAAGGGCCCTGGCCTGGAGGCGCTCTGTAAACAGGAGGGCGAGCTGGACCGGAGAAGCGTCATCTTCTCCTCCGGCGCCTGTGACCCAGCGAGCCCCGCGGTGCAGTCGTATTCTGGGGTAAGCGCTCTGGACAAAGACCTCTCGGAGCCGGTGCCGAAGGGCCTGTGGGTGGGGGCCggccagccccaccccagctcGCAGGCCTACCCCCACGGGGGGCTGATGGCGGACCACTTGCCGGGAAGGCTGCGGCCCAACACTAGCTGCCCGGTGCCAATCAAGGTGTGCCCTCGGTCGCCCCCGCTGGAGGCCAGGACGAGGACTTCCagctcctgctcctcctattcctACGCAGAGGACGGGAGCGGCGGCTCGCCCTGCAGCCTCCCTCTCTGCGAGTTCTCCTCCTCGCCCTGCTCCCAGGGAGCCAGATTCCTTGCCACAGAACATCAGGAGCCAGGCCTGATGGGAGACGGGATGTACAGCCAGGTCCGACCCCAGATTAAATGTGAGCAGTCTTACGGAACCAACTCCAGCGACGAGTCCGGATCGTTCTCGGAAGCAGACA GTGATGGACAGCTCACCATCCATCCTGGCCCCAGTATCACTGAGGAAGAACCTCTGTCGGTTGCACCTGACCGTATCACGGGTCATTGCCCAGGTGCCCCCCAAACG GTCAAACTTCCATTTCCTGTCGATCAAATCACAGACCTTCCGAGGAATGACTTCCAGATGATGATCAAGATGCACAAGCTGACGTCAGAGCAGTTAGAGTTCATTCACGATGTCCGCCGGCGCAGCAAGAACCGCATCGCCGCCCAGCGCTGCCGCAAGAGGAAGCTGGACTGTATTCAGAACTTGGAATGTGAAATCCGCAAGCTG GTGTGTGAGAAAGAGAAGCTGCTGTCAGAGAGGAATCAGCTGAAAGCGTGCATGGGAGAACTGCTGGACAACTTCTCGTGCCTCTCCCAGGAAGTCTGCCGAGACATCCAGAGCCCCGAGCAGATCCAGGCCCTGCACCGGTACTGCCCCGTCCTCAGACCCGTGGGTCTTCCCACAGCCCCCAGTATTAACCCCGCGCCCCTGGGCGTGGAGCAGTGCGCGGCGGGGGAGAGCGCGCCCTGCTGCTTGGAGCAGGGGGCGGCGGCCCCCGGCcccccctgggcccccagcaaCGCCTCGGAGAACTGTACTTCTGCTCGGAGGCTGGAGGGCACCGACCCAGGGGCCTTCTCTGAGCGAGGGCCTCCCCTGGAACCCAGGAGCCAAACGGTGACCGTGGACTTCTGCCAGGAGATGACTGATAAGTGTACAACGGATGAACAACCCAGGAAAGATTACCCCCAGTGA